A genomic region of Manihot esculenta cultivar AM560-2 chromosome 15, M.esculenta_v8, whole genome shotgun sequence contains the following coding sequences:
- the LOC110601848 gene encoding bromodomain and WD repeat-containing protein 3 isoform X2, which yields MALRKYIPSGDAASVGMKPLNFFSKVHENVQHGDPEPKMKPDADIDLREVYFLIMHFLSAGPCHRTFVQFWNELLEHQLLPRRYHAWYSRSGISNGDENDDGLSFPLNYTMLVERYPHIEKDHLVKLLKQLLHNTASSSQGLIGAPNAADVPTLLGAGSFSLLSHDSDNGKTQANHPPTYMRWPHMHADQVRGLSLREIGGGFSRHHRAPSVRAACYAIAKPSTMVQKMQNIKKLRGHRNAVYCAIFDRSGRYVVTGSDDRLVKIWSMETAFCLASCRGHEGDITDLAVSSNNALVASASNDCIIRVWRLPDGVPISVLRGHTGAVTAIAFSPRPGSVYQLLSSSDDGTCRIWDARTHKDNGMAAGKSSGPSSSSGLQSHQIFCCAFNANGTVFVTGSSDNLARVWNACKPNTDDSDQPNHEIDVLAGHENDVNYVQFSGCAVASRFSLSENSKEENAPKFRNSWFSHDNIVTCSRDGSAIIWIPRSRRSHGKAGRWTRHYHLKVPPPPVPPQPPRGGPRQRILPTPRGVNMIVWSLDNRFVLAAIMDCRICVWNAADGSLVHSLTGHTDSTYVLDVHPFNPRIAMSAGYDGRTIVWDIWEGTPIRIYEISRFKLVDGKFSPDGTSIILSDDVGQLYILSTGQGESQQDAKYDQFFLGDYRPLIQDTYGNILDQETQLVPYRRNMQDLLCDSGMNPYPEPYQSMYQKRRLGALNMEWKPPSIKLAAGPDFSLDPDYQMLPLADLDVVVEPLPEFVDAMDWEPGNEVHSDDTDSEYNATEEYSSGGEQGSLNSNSSIDPECSAEDSEVEGRDGFHRSKRKQKAEIEIMTSSGRRVKRRNLDDYHGNTFRSNRTRKSRTGRKASKRKSSALKGLRPQRVAARNALTLFSKITGTDTDGEDEDSSEGDSSESESTLQHSDIQSDESERSLQNERKRHLKGKEVSLYESEEFVKPRELPESHVNAGNRRKLILKLPVRDPTKIAMPDGRTPNDNQTDLVGSSSYKAPQAAPDINRVHFRSVDVGYSSSYADYIPVKGRGKGQTESSDLDLSEGYKNGDIKWGGVKARTPKRQRFGEAMSSAGHARFSVGLSDKQEENNLNGCLKSQYSCSTTSPLKVQDYADKVNEVAAFNGQDTEADASKVVNNLANGKEHLNFDGGMDSDEVPKLAHMANGNDSPPEFTGSSRPISTRLRIMSRKLSRDSSENEGSEGCDLLPGSLAKMNQNPVSEVSEQARAIKITPLNKHNEVQEADASIEEISMPMLDDSMGSHSHQKKMYNVVYKRSKLIRDRANSEGDSGTRESISHASTDEQYARGDLNEDVTDGSQTKHIMDSKATDDLMNCNTVLEQEHESEDSCRNANNGSINRRQLPGEEWGSSSRTAVGLRSTRNRRTSYYFRDASPVDRRKSNQSAKRGSWLMLTMHEEGSHYIPQQADEVVYLRQGHQEYLDYIKSKDPGPWKLVKGHIRAVEFCKVEGLEYSTLPGSGDSSCKMTLKFVDPTSNVFQKSFKLTLPEVAGFPDFLVERTRFDVAMQRNWTCRDKCKVWWKNDGEEDGSWWAGRVLSVKPKSPEFPDSPWERYTIQYRSDPRETHQHSPWELFDDDTEWEQPHIDDEIRNKLISSLAMLKQSGKKIQDHYGVEKLRQVSQKTNFTNRYPVPLSLDVIQLRLENNYYRTLEAVKHDIEVMLSNAESYFGKNAELSLKMRRLSDWFSRTLSSL from the exons ATGGCTCTACGGAAGTATATTCCTTCAGGTGATGCAGCTTCTGTTGGTATGAagcctttaaatttttttagtaagGTGCATGAGAATGTTCAACATGGGGATCCAGAGCCAAAAATGAAGCCTGATGCGGATATTGACCTCAGAGAAGTTTActtcttaattatgcatttcCTATCAGCTGGTCCATGTCACAGAACATTTGTACAGTTCTGGAATGAACTTCTTGAGCATCAACTTTTACCTAGAAGATATCATGCCTGGTATTCGAGAAGTGGGATTTCTAATGGGGATGAAAATGATGATGGTCTATCCTTCCCATTAAATTACACTATGTTGGTTGAGAG GTATCCTCACATTGAGAAGGATCACTTGGTAAAGCTTTTGAAGCAGTTATTACATAATACGGCCTCTTCATCACAAGGCTTAATTGGAGCCCCAAATGCTGCAGATGTTCCTACGCTTTTGGGTGCAGGCTCATTTTCACTTTTGAGCC ATGATTCAGATAATGGAAAAACCCAAGCGAACCATCCCCCTACTTATATGAGATGGCCTCATATGCATGCTGATCAGGTTCGTGGACTGAGTTTGAGAGAAATTGGGGGTGGTTTTTCAAGACACCACCGTGCACCATCAGTCCGTGCAGCATGCTATGCTATTGCAAAGCCATCAACTATGGTACAAAAAATGCAAAATATTAAGAAGCTAAGGGGACATCGAAATGCTGTCTATTGTG CAATTTTTGATCGCTCTGGAAGATATGTTGTTACTGGTTCAGATGATCGCCTTGTAAAAATCTGGTCCATGGAAACTGCATTTTGCTTGGCCAGCTGTCGCGGACATGAA GGTGACATTACTGACTTGGCTGTGAGTTCCAACAATGCCTTGGTGGCTTCTGCTTCAAATGATTGTATAATTCGAGTG TGGCGTTTACCGGATGGGGTTCCAATTTCTGTTCTGCGAGGACATACTGGAGCTGTTACTGCCATTGCATTTAGTCCTAGGCCTGGATCTGTATACCAGCTTCTTTC CTCATCTGATGATGGCACATGTAGGATTTGGGATGCTAG AACTCACAAGGACAATGGAATGGCTGCAGGAAAGAGCAGTGGTCCATCTTCAAGTAGTGGTTTGCAGAGCCATCAAATATTTTGTTGCGCATTTAATGCTAATGGAACTGTGTTTGTCACTGGCAGCTCTGACAATCTTGCTAGG GTTTGGAATGCTTGTAAGCCCAACACAGATGATTCAGACCAACCAAATCATGAGATAGATGTGCTAGCCGGCCATGAGAATGATGTCAATTATGTCCAGTTTAG TGGTTGTGCTGTGGCATCTAGATTTTCCCTCTCTGAAAATTCAAAGGAAGAAAATGCTCCAAAATTTAGAAATTCATG GTTTTCCCATGACAACATAGTCACTTGTTCTCGAGATGGCAGTGCAATTATCTGGATTCCAAGATCACGTAGATCACAT GGGAAAGCTGGCCGGTGGACTCGACATTACCACTTGAAAGTTCCTCCTCCTCCAGTGCCTCCTCAACCTCCACGAGGAGGTCCACGTCAGAGAATTCTACCAACTCCTCGTGGTGTGAATATGATTGTGTGGAGCCTAGATAACCGTTTTGTCCTTGCTGCTATCATGG ATTGCAGAATTTGTGTTTGGAATGCTGCTGACGGTAGCTTAGTGCATTCATTAACTGGCCATACTGATTCT ACGTATGTTCTAGATGTGCATCCCTTCAATCCACGAATTGCCATGAGTGCTGGCTATGATGGGAGAACTATAGTGTGGGAT ATATGGGAGGGCACACCTATACGGATCTATGAGATCTCTCGTTTCAAGTTAGTAGATGGGAAGTTTTCACC GGATGGGACATCGATTATACTTTCAGATGATGTCggtcaattatatatattaagcaCGGGCCAAGGTGAATCCCAACAGGATGCTAAATATGACCAG TTCTTCCTTGGAGATTATCGACCCTTGATACAAGACACCTATGGCAACATACTTGACCAG GAAACTCAGCTTGTACCCTACCGGCGAAATATGCAAGATCTCCTTTGTGACTCAG GAATGAATCCCTATCCAGAACCTTACCAGAGTATGTATCAGAAGAGACGGTTAGGAGCTCTGAATATGGAGTGGAAGCCACCCTCAATAAAACTTGCAGCTGGGCCAGACTTCAGCTTAGACCCAGATTACCAAATGTTGCCCTTGGCAGACTTGGATGTAGTGGTTGAGCCGCTGCCCGAGTTTGTTGATGCCATGGATTGGGAACCAGGAAATGAAGTGCATAGTGATGATACTGATTCAGAGTACAATGCCACAGAAGAGTATTCTAGTGGGGGTGAGCAAGGAAGTTTAAACTCTAATTCCTCTATTGATCCAGAGTGCAGTGCCGAAGATAGTGAGGTTGAGGGTAGGGATGGCTTTCATAGATCTAAAAGGAAACAGAAGGCTGAA ATTGAGATAATGACTTCTTCTGGGAGACGTGTtaaaaggaggaatttggatgaTTATCACGGCAATACATTTAGAAGTAATCGAACTAGGAAATCAAGGACTGGACGGAAAGCTTCAAAGAGGAAGTCTTCCGCATTGAAGGGTTTGAGACCTCAAAGAGTCGCTGCCCGCAATGCTCTCACCCTGTTCTCAAAAATTACAGGAACAGATACAGATGGAGAAGATGAAGATAGCTCAGAAGGTGATTCATCAGAAAGTGAATCCACATTGCAACACTCAGACATCCAGAGTGATGAATCGGAGAGATCTTTgcaaaatgagagaaaaaggcATTTGAAAGGGAAAGAAGTTTCATTATATGAGTCTGAAGAATTTGTTAAACCTCGTGAACTTCCTGAATCTCATGTGAATGCTGGAAACAGGAGAAAATTGATCCTTAAACTGCCAGTTAGAGATCCAACTAAGATTGCTATGCCAGATGGTAGAACACCTAATGACAATCAGACTGATTTAGTTGGCTCATCATCGTACAAAGCTCCACAAGCAGCCCCCGACATAAACAGGGTTCATTTTAGATCAGTTGATGTGGGATACTCTTCTAGTTATGCGGACTACATCCCAGTTAAAGGAAGAGGAAAGGGGCAAACAGAAAGCTCTGATTTAGATCTGTCAGAAGGATACAAAAATGGAGATATTAAATGGGGAGGTGTCAAGGCCCGTACACCTAAGCGCCAGAGATTTGGAGAAGCAATGTCATCAGCTGGACATGCCAGATTTAGTGTAGGTCTTAGTGATAAGCAAGAGGAGAATAATCTGAACGGATGCTTAAAATCTCAGTATAGTTGTAGCACAACATCCCCTCTAAAAGTACAAGATTATGCAGATAAGGTGAATGAAGTGGCTGCATTTAATGGGCAAGATACTGAGGCTGATGCCTCCAAGGTTGTGAATAATTTGGCCAATGGTAAAGAGCACCTCAACTTTGATGGGGGCATGGATTCTGATGAAGTGCCGAAATTGGCTCACATGGCTAACGGGAATGATAGCCCTCCTGAATTCACAGGGAGTAGTAGACCTATCTCAACAAGGTTGAGGATAATGTCTAGGAAGCTTTCAAGAGATTCTTCAGAGAATGAGGGAAGTGAGGGCTGTGATTTATTACCTGGTAGCCTTGCAAAGATGAACCAAAATCCAGTTTCGGAAGTGTCTGAACAGGCCAGAGCCATTAAAATTACTCCACTTAATAAACACAATGAAGTTCAAGAAGCAGATGCTTCCATTGAAGAAATTTCCATGCCGATGTTGGATGACTCGATGGGTTCCCATTCGCATCAAAAAAAGATGTATAATGTTGTTTATAAAAGGTCTAAGTTAATTAGAGATAGAGCTAACTCGGAAGGTGATAGTGGCACGAGAGAAAGCATTTCACATGCTAGTACAGATGAACAGTATGCCAGAGGTGACTTAAATGAAGATGTTACTGATGGATCTCAAACGAAGCATATCATGGACTCAAAGGCAACTGATGATTTGATGAACTGTAATACTGTGTTGGAGCAGGAACATGAATCAGAGGACTCATGTAGAAATGCCAATAATGGTTCCATAAATAGACGTCAACTTCCTGGTGAAGAATGGGGATCAAGCTCAAGGACGGCAGTTGGTTTAAGATCTACCAGAAATAGGAGAACCAGTTATTATTTCCGTGATGCTAGTCCAGTAGATAGAAGGAAGTCAAATCAGTCTGCCAAAAGAGGATCATGGTTAATGTTGACAATGCATGAGGAGGGCTCTCATTATATTCCCCAGCAAGCAGATGAAGTAGTTTATCTAAGACAG GGACATCAAGAGTACCTAGACTACATCAAATCAAAAGATCCAGGCCCTTGGAAGTTGGTGAAGGGACATATAAGGGCAGTGGAGTTCTGTAAAGTTGAGGGCCTTGAATATTCCACATTACCAGGATCTGGAGATAGTAGCTGCAAAATGACTCTTAAATTTGTAGATCCTACTTCTAATGTGTTCCAGAAGTCATTTAAATTAACTCTGCCTGAAGTGGCGGGGTTCCCTGATTTCCTTGTTGAAAGAACTCGATTCGATGTTGCTATGCAAAGAAATTGGACATGCAGGGATAAGTGTAAAGTGTGGTGGAAAAATGATGGTGAAGAAGACGGTAGTTGGTGGGCTGGTCGCGTTCTGTCTGTAAAGCCCAAATCTCCAGAGTTTCCGGACAGTCCATGGGAGAGGTACACTATTCAGTACAGGAGTGACCCTAGAGAAACGCATCAACACAGTCCTTGGGAGCTTTTTGACGATGATACTGAATGGGAGCAGCCTCATATTGATGATGAGATTAGAAACAAACTGATTTCTTCCTTGGCCATGTTAAAGCAGTCTGGTAAAAAAATACAG GATCACTATGGGGTTGAAAAATTGAGGCAAGTGTCGCAGAAGACCAATTTTACAAACAG GTACCCAGTCCCCTTGTCACTTGACGTGATCCAGTTAAGGTTAGAGAACAACTACTACCGAACGCTGGAGGCAGTGAAACATGACATCGAAGTCATGCTATCAAATGCAGAATCATATTTCGGAAAAAATGCAGAACTCTCTTTGAAAATGAGACGCTTGTCTGATTGGTTTTCGCGGACGTTATCGTCTTTGTAG
- the LOC110601848 gene encoding bromodomain and WD repeat-containing protein 3 isoform X1 yields MALRKYIPSGDAASVGMKPLNFFSKVHENVQHGDPEPKMKPDADIDLREVYFLIMHFLSAGPCHRTFVQFWNELLEHQLLPRRYHAWYSRSGISNGDENDDGLSFPLNYTMLVERYPHIEKDHLVKLLKQLLHNTASSSQGLIGAPNAADVPTLLGAGSFSLLSHDSDNGKTQANHPPTYMRWPHMHADQVRGLSLREIGGGFSRHHRAPSVRAACYAIAKPSTMVQKMQNIKKLRGHRNAVYCAIFDRSGRYVVTGSDDRLVKIWSMETAFCLASCRGHEGDITDLAVSSNNALVASASNDCIIRVWRLPDGVPISVLRGHTGAVTAIAFSPRPGSVYQLLSSSDDGTCRIWDARYSNFNPRIYIPRPSYSVTGKSSGPSSSSGLQSHQIFCCAFNANGTVFVTGSSDNLARVWNACKPNTDDSDQPNHEIDVLAGHENDVNYVQFSGCAVASRFSLSENSKEENAPKFRNSWFSHDNIVTCSRDGSAIIWIPRSRRSHGKAGRWTRHYHLKVPPPPVPPQPPRGGPRQRILPTPRGVNMIVWSLDNRFVLAAIMDCRICVWNAADGSLVHSLTGHTDSTYVLDVHPFNPRIAMSAGYDGRTIVWDIWEGTPIRIYEISRFKLVDGKFSPDGTSIILSDDVGQLYILSTGQGESQQDAKYDQFFLGDYRPLIQDTYGNILDQETQLVPYRRNMQDLLCDSGMNPYPEPYQSMYQKRRLGALNMEWKPPSIKLAAGPDFSLDPDYQMLPLADLDVVVEPLPEFVDAMDWEPGNEVHSDDTDSEYNATEEYSSGGEQGSLNSNSSIDPECSAEDSEVEGRDGFHRSKRKQKAEIEIMTSSGRRVKRRNLDDYHGNTFRSNRTRKSRTGRKASKRKSSALKGLRPQRVAARNALTLFSKITGTDTDGEDEDSSEGDSSESESTLQHSDIQSDESERSLQNERKRHLKGKEVSLYESEEFVKPRELPESHVNAGNRRKLILKLPVRDPTKIAMPDGRTPNDNQTDLVGSSSYKAPQAAPDINRVHFRSVDVGYSSSYADYIPVKGRGKGQTESSDLDLSEGYKNGDIKWGGVKARTPKRQRFGEAMSSAGHARFSVGLSDKQEENNLNGCLKSQYSCSTTSPLKVQDYADKVNEVAAFNGQDTEADASKVVNNLANGKEHLNFDGGMDSDEVPKLAHMANGNDSPPEFTGSSRPISTRLRIMSRKLSRDSSENEGSEGCDLLPGSLAKMNQNPVSEVSEQARAIKITPLNKHNEVQEADASIEEISMPMLDDSMGSHSHQKKMYNVVYKRSKLIRDRANSEGDSGTRESISHASTDEQYARGDLNEDVTDGSQTKHIMDSKATDDLMNCNTVLEQEHESEDSCRNANNGSINRRQLPGEEWGSSSRTAVGLRSTRNRRTSYYFRDASPVDRRKSNQSAKRGSWLMLTMHEEGSHYIPQQADEVVYLRQGHQEYLDYIKSKDPGPWKLVKGHIRAVEFCKVEGLEYSTLPGSGDSSCKMTLKFVDPTSNVFQKSFKLTLPEVAGFPDFLVERTRFDVAMQRNWTCRDKCKVWWKNDGEEDGSWWAGRVLSVKPKSPEFPDSPWERYTIQYRSDPRETHQHSPWELFDDDTEWEQPHIDDEIRNKLISSLAMLKQSGKKIQDHYGVEKLRQVSQKTNFTNRYPVPLSLDVIQLRLENNYYRTLEAVKHDIEVMLSNAESYFGKNAELSLKMRRLSDWFSRTLSSL; encoded by the exons ATGGCTCTACGGAAGTATATTCCTTCAGGTGATGCAGCTTCTGTTGGTATGAagcctttaaatttttttagtaagGTGCATGAGAATGTTCAACATGGGGATCCAGAGCCAAAAATGAAGCCTGATGCGGATATTGACCTCAGAGAAGTTTActtcttaattatgcatttcCTATCAGCTGGTCCATGTCACAGAACATTTGTACAGTTCTGGAATGAACTTCTTGAGCATCAACTTTTACCTAGAAGATATCATGCCTGGTATTCGAGAAGTGGGATTTCTAATGGGGATGAAAATGATGATGGTCTATCCTTCCCATTAAATTACACTATGTTGGTTGAGAG GTATCCTCACATTGAGAAGGATCACTTGGTAAAGCTTTTGAAGCAGTTATTACATAATACGGCCTCTTCATCACAAGGCTTAATTGGAGCCCCAAATGCTGCAGATGTTCCTACGCTTTTGGGTGCAGGCTCATTTTCACTTTTGAGCC ATGATTCAGATAATGGAAAAACCCAAGCGAACCATCCCCCTACTTATATGAGATGGCCTCATATGCATGCTGATCAGGTTCGTGGACTGAGTTTGAGAGAAATTGGGGGTGGTTTTTCAAGACACCACCGTGCACCATCAGTCCGTGCAGCATGCTATGCTATTGCAAAGCCATCAACTATGGTACAAAAAATGCAAAATATTAAGAAGCTAAGGGGACATCGAAATGCTGTCTATTGTG CAATTTTTGATCGCTCTGGAAGATATGTTGTTACTGGTTCAGATGATCGCCTTGTAAAAATCTGGTCCATGGAAACTGCATTTTGCTTGGCCAGCTGTCGCGGACATGAA GGTGACATTACTGACTTGGCTGTGAGTTCCAACAATGCCTTGGTGGCTTCTGCTTCAAATGATTGTATAATTCGAGTG TGGCGTTTACCGGATGGGGTTCCAATTTCTGTTCTGCGAGGACATACTGGAGCTGTTACTGCCATTGCATTTAGTCCTAGGCCTGGATCTGTATACCAGCTTCTTTC CTCATCTGATGATGGCACATGTAGGATTTGGGATGCTAGGTATTCCAACTTTAATCCACGGATATACATTCCTAGGCCTTCATATTCCGTCACAG GAAAGAGCAGTGGTCCATCTTCAAGTAGTGGTTTGCAGAGCCATCAAATATTTTGTTGCGCATTTAATGCTAATGGAACTGTGTTTGTCACTGGCAGCTCTGACAATCTTGCTAGG GTTTGGAATGCTTGTAAGCCCAACACAGATGATTCAGACCAACCAAATCATGAGATAGATGTGCTAGCCGGCCATGAGAATGATGTCAATTATGTCCAGTTTAG TGGTTGTGCTGTGGCATCTAGATTTTCCCTCTCTGAAAATTCAAAGGAAGAAAATGCTCCAAAATTTAGAAATTCATG GTTTTCCCATGACAACATAGTCACTTGTTCTCGAGATGGCAGTGCAATTATCTGGATTCCAAGATCACGTAGATCACAT GGGAAAGCTGGCCGGTGGACTCGACATTACCACTTGAAAGTTCCTCCTCCTCCAGTGCCTCCTCAACCTCCACGAGGAGGTCCACGTCAGAGAATTCTACCAACTCCTCGTGGTGTGAATATGATTGTGTGGAGCCTAGATAACCGTTTTGTCCTTGCTGCTATCATGG ATTGCAGAATTTGTGTTTGGAATGCTGCTGACGGTAGCTTAGTGCATTCATTAACTGGCCATACTGATTCT ACGTATGTTCTAGATGTGCATCCCTTCAATCCACGAATTGCCATGAGTGCTGGCTATGATGGGAGAACTATAGTGTGGGAT ATATGGGAGGGCACACCTATACGGATCTATGAGATCTCTCGTTTCAAGTTAGTAGATGGGAAGTTTTCACC GGATGGGACATCGATTATACTTTCAGATGATGTCggtcaattatatatattaagcaCGGGCCAAGGTGAATCCCAACAGGATGCTAAATATGACCAG TTCTTCCTTGGAGATTATCGACCCTTGATACAAGACACCTATGGCAACATACTTGACCAG GAAACTCAGCTTGTACCCTACCGGCGAAATATGCAAGATCTCCTTTGTGACTCAG GAATGAATCCCTATCCAGAACCTTACCAGAGTATGTATCAGAAGAGACGGTTAGGAGCTCTGAATATGGAGTGGAAGCCACCCTCAATAAAACTTGCAGCTGGGCCAGACTTCAGCTTAGACCCAGATTACCAAATGTTGCCCTTGGCAGACTTGGATGTAGTGGTTGAGCCGCTGCCCGAGTTTGTTGATGCCATGGATTGGGAACCAGGAAATGAAGTGCATAGTGATGATACTGATTCAGAGTACAATGCCACAGAAGAGTATTCTAGTGGGGGTGAGCAAGGAAGTTTAAACTCTAATTCCTCTATTGATCCAGAGTGCAGTGCCGAAGATAGTGAGGTTGAGGGTAGGGATGGCTTTCATAGATCTAAAAGGAAACAGAAGGCTGAA ATTGAGATAATGACTTCTTCTGGGAGACGTGTtaaaaggaggaatttggatgaTTATCACGGCAATACATTTAGAAGTAATCGAACTAGGAAATCAAGGACTGGACGGAAAGCTTCAAAGAGGAAGTCTTCCGCATTGAAGGGTTTGAGACCTCAAAGAGTCGCTGCCCGCAATGCTCTCACCCTGTTCTCAAAAATTACAGGAACAGATACAGATGGAGAAGATGAAGATAGCTCAGAAGGTGATTCATCAGAAAGTGAATCCACATTGCAACACTCAGACATCCAGAGTGATGAATCGGAGAGATCTTTgcaaaatgagagaaaaaggcATTTGAAAGGGAAAGAAGTTTCATTATATGAGTCTGAAGAATTTGTTAAACCTCGTGAACTTCCTGAATCTCATGTGAATGCTGGAAACAGGAGAAAATTGATCCTTAAACTGCCAGTTAGAGATCCAACTAAGATTGCTATGCCAGATGGTAGAACACCTAATGACAATCAGACTGATTTAGTTGGCTCATCATCGTACAAAGCTCCACAAGCAGCCCCCGACATAAACAGGGTTCATTTTAGATCAGTTGATGTGGGATACTCTTCTAGTTATGCGGACTACATCCCAGTTAAAGGAAGAGGAAAGGGGCAAACAGAAAGCTCTGATTTAGATCTGTCAGAAGGATACAAAAATGGAGATATTAAATGGGGAGGTGTCAAGGCCCGTACACCTAAGCGCCAGAGATTTGGAGAAGCAATGTCATCAGCTGGACATGCCAGATTTAGTGTAGGTCTTAGTGATAAGCAAGAGGAGAATAATCTGAACGGATGCTTAAAATCTCAGTATAGTTGTAGCACAACATCCCCTCTAAAAGTACAAGATTATGCAGATAAGGTGAATGAAGTGGCTGCATTTAATGGGCAAGATACTGAGGCTGATGCCTCCAAGGTTGTGAATAATTTGGCCAATGGTAAAGAGCACCTCAACTTTGATGGGGGCATGGATTCTGATGAAGTGCCGAAATTGGCTCACATGGCTAACGGGAATGATAGCCCTCCTGAATTCACAGGGAGTAGTAGACCTATCTCAACAAGGTTGAGGATAATGTCTAGGAAGCTTTCAAGAGATTCTTCAGAGAATGAGGGAAGTGAGGGCTGTGATTTATTACCTGGTAGCCTTGCAAAGATGAACCAAAATCCAGTTTCGGAAGTGTCTGAACAGGCCAGAGCCATTAAAATTACTCCACTTAATAAACACAATGAAGTTCAAGAAGCAGATGCTTCCATTGAAGAAATTTCCATGCCGATGTTGGATGACTCGATGGGTTCCCATTCGCATCAAAAAAAGATGTATAATGTTGTTTATAAAAGGTCTAAGTTAATTAGAGATAGAGCTAACTCGGAAGGTGATAGTGGCACGAGAGAAAGCATTTCACATGCTAGTACAGATGAACAGTATGCCAGAGGTGACTTAAATGAAGATGTTACTGATGGATCTCAAACGAAGCATATCATGGACTCAAAGGCAACTGATGATTTGATGAACTGTAATACTGTGTTGGAGCAGGAACATGAATCAGAGGACTCATGTAGAAATGCCAATAATGGTTCCATAAATAGACGTCAACTTCCTGGTGAAGAATGGGGATCAAGCTCAAGGACGGCAGTTGGTTTAAGATCTACCAGAAATAGGAGAACCAGTTATTATTTCCGTGATGCTAGTCCAGTAGATAGAAGGAAGTCAAATCAGTCTGCCAAAAGAGGATCATGGTTAATGTTGACAATGCATGAGGAGGGCTCTCATTATATTCCCCAGCAAGCAGATGAAGTAGTTTATCTAAGACAG GGACATCAAGAGTACCTAGACTACATCAAATCAAAAGATCCAGGCCCTTGGAAGTTGGTGAAGGGACATATAAGGGCAGTGGAGTTCTGTAAAGTTGAGGGCCTTGAATATTCCACATTACCAGGATCTGGAGATAGTAGCTGCAAAATGACTCTTAAATTTGTAGATCCTACTTCTAATGTGTTCCAGAAGTCATTTAAATTAACTCTGCCTGAAGTGGCGGGGTTCCCTGATTTCCTTGTTGAAAGAACTCGATTCGATGTTGCTATGCAAAGAAATTGGACATGCAGGGATAAGTGTAAAGTGTGGTGGAAAAATGATGGTGAAGAAGACGGTAGTTGGTGGGCTGGTCGCGTTCTGTCTGTAAAGCCCAAATCTCCAGAGTTTCCGGACAGTCCATGGGAGAGGTACACTATTCAGTACAGGAGTGACCCTAGAGAAACGCATCAACACAGTCCTTGGGAGCTTTTTGACGATGATACTGAATGGGAGCAGCCTCATATTGATGATGAGATTAGAAACAAACTGATTTCTTCCTTGGCCATGTTAAAGCAGTCTGGTAAAAAAATACAG GATCACTATGGGGTTGAAAAATTGAGGCAAGTGTCGCAGAAGACCAATTTTACAAACAG GTACCCAGTCCCCTTGTCACTTGACGTGATCCAGTTAAGGTTAGAGAACAACTACTACCGAACGCTGGAGGCAGTGAAACATGACATCGAAGTCATGCTATCAAATGCAGAATCATATTTCGGAAAAAATGCAGAACTCTCTTTGAAAATGAGACGCTTGTCTGATTGGTTTTCGCGGACGTTATCGTCTTTGTAG